ATTGTCAGCAATGGATACAAAAAGAAATAGAGATTTGATAAATAGGAAGTAATCCATTCAGATAAACCAGACATCCCAGCCCACTTCttgagacatttgtgtgtaGCATCAATGCAGCTTTCACCATGATCAGACAGCAACAAGTTGTTACATGCGACTAAAAGACAGGTAAGCTGTCGCTGCTCTGTACCTCTGATGGAAACCAgactggtttgttttgttgttttccttaaCAGTGCCCAAAAGTTAGATTCTGACAACTTACTCGATCGAAAATTTTAAGGTTTATGTTGAGCCATTGGGTCATATAAGTGATTCAAAAAATGTGATGTCTATTATTGAAATAAAtttatgaaacaacaacaaatatttgATTTCTATTTGTGACTGTATGCATGCATAAAAAATGTAGACCTACCTGTGGAAATGTTTGGGCCACAAAGTCTGGCCAACTGAACAGATATAGTTGGGTGGATGGAAGTTTCTTGAAACCTCAAGATGAAAAGTTGCATATTATGTCTTTGAAAAGGTTAAATCAGTGTTTAAAGTTCATAATCTTGTGTTGTTAATTTCGGTTTATTACATTTGTtatgatttttgtgtttttttaaattggatTTTGTGCATCTGAATTTCTACTCCATTTTATCCATCATTGTATTCCCTGAATACTTTTatcattctttctttcatttctgtctctctctgttgaaCCTAAAGAGAAATTACCATCTGCTGACATACTGCCAAAGCtaacatttttccttttgtctcatATGATTCTATTTACCTACAGATGTTTCGAAAAAAAGCATCTTCCTCCTTGAGAATGCGAAGAATAACTGAAAGCACAAGATGTAATAATTTCTTTCTTTACTCTGTAGAAAAGGGTGTAAAACTATCGAGTTGTTAACATTCAGTGTTGTCAGAAGAAACCCCAATGATATAAATGTTCCACATTGCCCCCCAAAACCAACCAACGGTTTACTTGTGGGATATTTATTGGCTCAGGGAGGAGATGACTCGAGAGGAAATTATCGTCTTTGATTTggacaacacacaacaacacaaaaaatacaTCTCAGGTGGTTTCAACTTTGACAACATTGCATgttcaactgaaaacacattgcATCTGACTTTAACACAGTATGAAAATTTCAGTATTTGAAAATCACTGGATTTGGTTTCCTTGCAATAACCCTCTTTTGCGCAATTGCACAAAGGTTGCAATCTCTTACATTACTGTTTAAGAGACCTTGTGGAGGGGTAAAATTGAGTCACTGTAATCCTGCGAGCTTCTCATTCACACTCTCGAATCACGCTTTGATTCTGGCATTCAAAAGCATGTTAGACAAAGTTAGTCCATTTAACCTTACTCAGaccagtgtgtctgtgactgaTGTAGTTTCATAAATATTTTGgctgaaaaaaaacatcaagctTGACTGGTAACACTGAAATGATATATCTGTGGCCTTGTTTCCTTTGCATGATACAGCTTCTTGATGTTGTTTTCCATTGTAGTACCCTCTCAATGTAGGCAGCTTCTTAGCTGGTCATCATAGCAATGCTCTATGAAACCACAGTGACATCATTTTCAgcgagacaaaaacacacaaacacaggaacaatAGAGGATATCAAAGAGATGGTATTATTGAGTCTTGGTATGTGACAACAAGGAGTCAAACTGTGTTTCAGAAAAGGCTGGATGCAGCAAGACAAAAGACTGCTGGAAAAAACGGGACAGAATGGAAAATCAGATGACAAGATATGTCATTGCTCTGTATTTTCTCTGACCAATCTGTGATCCTGCACTGTTTTCACTTCACCTTTTAGTATCAACTGGGCTGGAACTTCAACCGAGGTGATCCCAGAAAAACTACCAGGCACTATTTACAGCTTTTGCTGgtggaaaaccaaaaaaaaagaacggTTCTGAGCAAGATAAGTTGAGCAGGGTCATGCCATGCATTGCAAATGAAGCATAAGCCTGGAAAACTTAGATCAGATGCAAAGCTTACTTACCCACTCTCCTGTTTTCCAGATTGACTTTTTACATCAGTTCTTGTCATGATGGTACATTTGAATACTGAAATGGAATTTATGCCTAATCAGAAACAGTTTTGATAGATTAATTATCtttcattttaagaaaaaagGTGATTGCTCAAACATTACCTTTGATCCAAGTAAACAGTACTTAACTTTAAAATGCCAGTTGATCTCTTCAGGATCCGTGTTTAGTCAtcacacagctgtcacagtCTTGATTTGCTGATATAAATTGTTAGCcttgatatttgtgtttgtttgtgatttgGGTTTGCAGCATCAAGATTTTGCAGGTGGTTTGGCTCCTTAGGTTTTTagctcttcctcctgtctttcTACTGTCCCATCATCAATGGGTCTGGGAGGGATGGTGGTGGATGTAGTTCTGGAATAACTTCATTCTatcttttctgtcactttcttggattgtttctttttctgttccttCACACTTCTTCCTTTTCcgctttgtctctctctccaccttctctGCCTCATCCTCTTAGGGAGTATTGACCGTGGGCGGAGCTTGTCCTTCCATGAGGTGCGTGGCCAGTATGACACAGAGATGAGGGCCGCAGTTGAGGAGTCGTCCAACAGCAGTAACAGTGTAGGCGGTGGCGGCAGCACCGTCCTGCAGCGCCTTCTGCAGGAGCAGATGAACCGGAATTACGTGctgcaacagcagcatcaacaacaaggaggaggagcaggagggggaggtggtggtggaggttaCTCAGGACAGGGACAAGGACAAGTTGGCCCCTCTGATGATCACTCCATGACCCCCCACAATGCCCGTCAGGAGCCCCAGGGACAGGAGCTGCAAACAGACAACGGCCTGGAAAAGCTGGGCTCCCCCAGAgtagggggagggggtgggagtagtggagggggaggaggtttAGGGACTGGGGGaggagcaggaagcagcagtggaggagggaaCAGCCAAGGGCAGTGTCTGAACCCAGAGGACCTCCCTACATACGAAGAGGCCAAAGTACAGTCACAGTACTTCCGTGGCCATGGCCCTCCTCCTCAACCTCAGCACCAGAGCAACCAGCCCCAGCAGTCTTCTCTCCCCGCCTCAGTGGGCGCTGCTTTCTATGTCACTGGGGTGACTAATGCCAAGATGCGCACTGAGGGTCGCCCCACAGTGCAGCGGGTGAGTGGCACGGGAAAAGTGCACCAGGATGATGGGCTGAAGGATCTGAAGCAAGGACATGTGCGATCTCTCAGTGAACGACTTATGCAGCTCTCCCTGGCCACTAGCGGTGTGAAGGCCCATGCTCCTGTCACTAGTGCCCCACTGTCTCCCTTGCTGCCCCCACCAGGGCCACCGGGCGACTACTACAAGCCACAGTATCGCGGGCCACCTCCAGACTACCCCTTTAAAGGAATGGGCTCACCTACAAAGCAACAGGAGCCTGGAGGCCATTTTTAccaagagcagagaggaagggagcaCTCGAGGGAGGTGCCCCACGTCCGATACCAGCCCCCACCTGAGTATGGCTCGTTCAGGTAAggaacacatgtgcacacacagcccTTCATCaatacactcatacacacaaaagcTGATCTAGTCatacatattttaaaatatatgaaaaGGTACTTTAATATTCAATAAGGGGTctacatgtaatgtgaaaggcaTTCATACAAAGTGACAAACCCAGAGATTAATAATGAAACTCTGCAATTCTATTTGCAGAGCCTCTTGGagtcttttagctctggttttaGCTTGAGACTTGAAACTTAGAATCGTGTTGGATCCTAGTCGCAGAGATGAGGACTTGTGACTAAATTTTTACTCTCAGATTCATCTTACTTCAGACCTGTGTGCCTGCAGGCTGGACTTGAGACTTGAAAACCAAAAGCAAGGAGACTTAACTTAGTGACCCATAAATATTGAAACATGCTCTACTGAAGTTAATTGAGCCGTTTGGAGCTCTGCCAGACTGTTATGAATAGGACTGTAACCGAACTGTCATCAGGTCAAGTGCACGTATCTGCATGTATCTGGACTAAGACTGTAGTAAGATGAGTATGTAGATTTATGCAGGTAATGTGGAACCAAACTTCACAAGCACAAGTTCCACCTGGAAACTTCTATCCATACGCTGTTAGGAACGTGCTGAGGTTAGCACAACAAGCTGATTGCAGTGTGAGTAAGTTACCCTATGGAGAGCACAAGTGAAATGTCAGAGCTGTGTCCTGCCTGTGTCCTTTAAATCTGTTCTTTGGGAACAATTCAGGTTCCCTGTCAGCTACAACAGCTACAATATGATGGTatagtgttttaaaaaaaaaaagaatttaaaagctgagctgctggtgATAGAGCAGTCTAAATTTTCTAACCCACAAAACCATGTGTCTAATATGCAGTTACTCTACTTAGGCAAATCTTACTGGGTTTAAATACTGATGGGTTATCAAGTAATGAATAGGTAGGCTACCATAGATTCTCATCAGTGGACCTGATGACATTTGTTGTCACAGTGGGTGTTACCGTCTAAACTAAACCCCAAATATTCCAACAAACAGGggcatttgacatttttcttgtttaCTAGCCACCGCTCGCAGTCGCCATCTTTCTCAGCTCGGCTCTCTGAGACAGACCTCTGGTGACGAGTGCTGTGCATTACAATACATCACCTCAGTACAGCATCCTCAAATTAGTTTAAAGATGGGTGGTTGTATTTTTGGTAATATTGTTGCATTTTTAAATAGCCTGGCGTACCATAATACCGTGACACCGCCCAAACTTAGTGTATAGAAACACTACAATgttgcacacagacagaaacccATAATGAGGATTTTTGCACAGTTGCACTTTCATTTGTTCTCATTAAACTATATCACATATACAGATGTGTTGATTCATTACTTAGAACTGGATGATAAACACTCTCTTTCCATTACAAGAAAAGGATTTGTGCCATTGCGCTATTGTTATTTACACACTAACATTCATAGATCAGACTTGCTTTTTTGACCTGCAGGTGACATCTTAAAGATGAGAGTCGTGAGTAGGACTCAAACAAAAGCTCTGGTCTCCCAGCTCTCATCAACCCTGTTGCACATCCATCAGGTGGATACAAACAccactccaaatgaatgctctgtgtctgctgggtcTTTAAATAAGGAGCAGTTTGGATTCAGAAGTTAAAAGAAATCTTAGTGGTAGAAGTTCACTCTGCTTTTGGTAACATGCAAGTGGATTATGTATTATTTCACAGTAAACCTTCCtcagaatatttattttgttatttttattttatcactTATTTTGTCACACATTTGTTTGGAGGGTTACTTATAGTAAGTGTACCTGTCAGATAGTTTTACATTGGAATGAAGCCACGAAAGCAAGCTGGGCAACACAAAAGAGCATGAACTGTGCTTGAGCTAGACTTTGAGTCCTTGTTCTGACTTCTGACCTTCATACATGGGGATTTCTCAGTAACAATCATTAATAACCGATCATTTAACACAGCTTATGAAGTAATTTATAATGTTAAAAGGCTCCTTTTTAGTGCCATAAAATATCAGTCTGGGTGTCTTTTgttatttagtttttgtctcCATCAGAAATCACCTGAGCGGTTTCCACACCAACAATCACATCAAATTCAGTGGAAATATgagaaaaatgctgaatttgaGATTATCCgcaaaaacacagattcatTATTGATTTCCCATGATTATCATGCGGCTCTATTTTGACTTCTGTATTGATATTCCGTAATTAATTAATCACTCAGTTAAGCTGCTTATCTGGTGCCAGTAAGCTCACTGATGCTAGCTGTTTTCCTGGCCCTTTCCACACACAAATACCCAAACACACAGTGCCAGAGACTGAgatggatacacacacatgtttgaGGAGTTTTATTGTTAAATAATAACTTACATCCTGCATCAGGATTTGTTTCTGcagtgacaatgaaaaaaatTATATAACAAACACTGAATGCCTTTATTTTCTTACAAGCAAGTTGAAGataataaaaaacaacttttaaaaaaaagtaagttGAGAAAAGATAAGATGCAAGAACTTTCCATCAACTACCAATACTGTTTTTCGAAATGTTGAGCAGGATGATCCTGTTGGACTTGTGTCACTACAGTGTCTTTGGTATGGTTCCTCCGAGGTAAACAGCCATGAATACCACAGAATTTTAATCATCAGGGCAGGACAAGTTGGGACATGATCTGCGTTCCTTTCAGTGCTAAATGTTTGCACAAAAGCAGTTAACAGCTGGTGTTTTCTCACCTTACTCAAAAACAGGACTCGCAAGCAGGTGAATCAGACTGGGCTGAAGGAGATTTAATTTTAAATTAGTGATGAAATCAATTCATGTGTTTCAAAATTATGCTTTCTTTGTCTAATCTAAACTTTCTTAAGTCAAAATTTCTTGTTACTTATCAGATGACATATACACTACTGTGATACATCTGTGACAAGCTAAATGGGCCAAtaatatatttacaaatgtattAAAGTGTAAAGACATTTCCTGCTCATTTGGTTATATTTTTACCTAAAGTAACTAATACctaataacaataaaataaaatgatgataaaTACTAAATCTTATCATCATTTTGCCACATTATCATTCAAGTTCTATTTTTCTAGTTGTTCATACCGGTGCTATTACCATACATGAGTTTCTACAAAAGCCTTTCTtcataaaaaaaagatggcacCGTTGGTGAGAACCTGATCAAGACTATAGTGCTGGGTTCTGTGTGGTAAGTGTGTCGTTTAGGAGGTGTTGATGATGTTTATTTAtccagtatgtgtgtttgtgtgatttgtaAAGGAGCCAATTAAGGGAATAATCATAAACATCTCTGTATTAATACAGCCACAGCCATCATACTGCTTGATATGCAACAGTAGAGTGTGTTTAGCTTGTAAATTAACTGATTACAGTGATGTTACACCAAACAACTGGTCTTAACACCCATATTacataaaacacttaaaatgatgATGGTGCCTCCGTCATCATTTTAACCAAAACAGCAATCCAGTTCCATACCATTCCATATATGGCTAGTACTGTCCATTTAGCTAGTGTGCTAAACACTAGCTTGCTAATCATTAGCATGCCCAACTCAGCCTTTAGATAATTAGCAGGAATCCTCATCTGAGTAAGTTGCAGGAAGGCTTGCTGGAAGGCTGATTGAACCACCTGCCTTTTGTAGATTTGGTCACCTGCCTTTTATATATTCGATTCTTCACACATACATCTGTTGACAGGGCATGACCCTCTTCTCTCTGATGAACTTAGTCTGCAACACGTGTCATTTTTGCCTCCAGCAATTCCATGGCTTCTTGATCCTCTTTCGACCATGCAACCAGCTTGTTGCATAAGGTAGCACATCCATCCACCAGAGTTGCTACGTGTTTCGTGTTAGCTCAGTGGTTTGTGGAGACAGTGGTGAATAGGCACTGCTGATGAGACAAGGTTTGCTGAACCAGTCTAGTGTGGCCTTGGAGGGTCTGTCTAAGCTGAGTGCAGATAGCTGCTGGGCCTCCTGGTGGACCCAACTTAACTGGCTCATCTGGGGGTGATTAATGAGGGTCATCATTTTGATCAGCAGTAGCATGCAGACTGCTCGCATGCTAACCACTTGCAAACCAAACTCAGGGGCAGGGCACCTTGTAGGACAGGGCCCCTGTTGTTAAATGTTGTCTAAAGAAAGTCAAGACCTACTCTACTGCTAATTTGTTGAAACATGCTCAATTtaactcaaaaataaaataaaatatcgACCCCCCCCTAGTGTTTTACAtacactttttactttttttacaCTTCATAGACAAGGACTATAAGATTATTCATATTATATTATCAGTATGACTATTATTAATATGGGGCAGGTGATGGCCAAAGACACACtaaatgctatcattaaacaaagagaaagaatacACAGTCCACTGCAGCCAGATGTTCTCTTTGAGTAAAATTtgagtgaaatgaataaataacaaccAGTCAGCTTGGAACAATGTtagtgaaaacatttcaccaGCTGAGGTTGAGAACCATGTagtcacacagctgatctcTTCCCAGGGCCATTAAGGAGGGTTCAGTTCACTCCCAGAGGCTCCTTCAGCAGCACAGTCCCACTTCCTCCGTCACTTCCGTGGGCTCCTTGTCCCGCACCCAGTCCTCCATTCTCAGCAGCATGCTTAGCGCCTCCCATTcctcccatccctccttccctcaccAACACCCCCCGAGCCAGGGAGAGCCCTTCCCCAGCATGGGGCCCCGCAGTCCGCAAGGTCCCAGCTCCCACCAAGCAAGTGAGCCCTTCAGCCCAGGGCCCATTCACCTACAAAGAGGTCATGGTTACCCTCATGACTCCTACGGCTCCACCCCAAGGAtgcaccatcagcagcagcagcaccatcagtatcaacaacaacagcagcaacatcaaaCCCTAGGACCTCCACCTCCCCAGCCACCAGCCCAGACTGGACATTTCCCCCATCCGCATTCCTACTCCCATATGCAGGGTGAGCCCTTTGCTATGATGGCGTGTGCCCACCAGAGAGTGGATGTCCTGACGGAGGAGAACAGGATGCTGAGGCAGGAGATGGAGTCCTGTCGTGAGAAAGTCAGCAAGTTGCACAAGGTATTATCTGCAGAAGATCTTTAAAGGATAAGTTCAATTTATTTAAAATCTATCTTAAAACATGCCCATATGTACACTGCAAGGGATATTGATTCCTGTAATTGTTCCTCCGTCCTCCATACTGACCACAATAGTGACCCCTAAATGCAGACCAAGTTCCACAGTCCTTGGTCTTTGTCAAAGTGCATGTTAAAGACCAGCTGAAGTGGATATCTTCAGACACTGTCTCCTTGCTTAGCAGTGGCAAAGGGATATTAACACAAAAGCAGGAATTTTGTCCTAAAAAGACTGTAGacaattatacacacacacaacaataatTAGTGCATCATATGTTATGCAAAGGCAAGAATTCTAAGTTACTTTGaactagggctgggcgatatggctgaaaactgtatcatgATATAAGTATTTTATATCGGTcgatatcgataattattgatatttttatgacctatttaaaataagaaccaggagataaatacattaaatctaaacatttttactttaaatttaaccttcctctgattataat
Above is a window of Chaetodon auriga isolate fChaAug3 chromosome 15, fChaAug3.hap1, whole genome shotgun sequence DNA encoding:
- the amot gene encoding angiomotin isoform X1; amino-acid sequence: MFRKKASSSLRMRRITESTRWSIDRGRSLSFHEVRGQYDTEMRAAVEESSNSSNSVGGGGSTVLQRLLQEQMNRNYVLQQQHQQQGGGAGGGGGGGGYSGQGQGQVGPSDDHSMTPHNARQEPQGQELQTDNGLEKLGSPRVGGGGGSSGGGGGLGTGGGAGSSSGGGNSQGQCLNPEDLPTYEEAKVQSQYFRGHGPPPQPQHQSNQPQQSSLPASVGAAFYVTGVTNAKMRTEGRPTVQRVSGTGKVHQDDGLKDLKQGHVRSLSERLMQLSLATSGVKAHAPVTSAPLSPLLPPPGPPGDYYKPQYRGPPPDYPFKGMGSPTKQQEPGGHFYQEQRGREHSREVPHVRYQPPPEYGSFRAIKEGSVHSQRLLQQHSPTSSVTSVGSLSRTQSSILSSMLSASHSSHPSFPHQHPPSQGEPFPSMGPRSPQGPSSHQASEPFSPGPIHLQRGHGYPHDSYGSTPRMHHQQQQHHQYQQQQQQHQTLGPPPPQPPAQTGHFPHPHSYSHMQGEPFAMMACAHQRVDVLTEENRMLRQEMESCREKVSKLHKLETEIQLVSEAYENLAKSSSKREALEKTMRNKLELEVRRLHDFNRDLRERMETANKQLAAKECDGSDDNRKTISQLLAQNKETMREKEKLEMELSALRSTTEDQRRHIEIRDQALNNAQAKVVKLEEELKKKQVYVEKVERMQQALAQLQAACEKREQLEHRLRTRLERELESLRMQQRQGGSQSSSAVPSEYSATALMEHLREKEERILALEADMTKWEQKYLEESVMRQFALDAAASVATQRDTSAAVISHSPSSSYDTSVEARIQKEEEEILMANRRCLDMESRIKNLHAQIIEKDAMIKVLHQRSRKEPIKLDTPSAMRPSKSLMSISNTGSGGSGLLSHSLGLSSSPITEERKDTSWKGSLGVLLGPEIRTESLRTESISSSPSPVLPSTPMTTSHSKTGSRDSCTQTEKGPSQDTSKPSTPALQSMTLPARLSSPSPVYIPDRLADVPVFHSSTLERRLPTQSNPQQVAPPPASLTQQEVDNDMVEILI
- the amot gene encoding angiomotin isoform X2 — protein: MRAAVEESSNSSNSVGGGGSTVLQRLLQEQMNRNYVLQQQHQQQGGGAGGGGGGGGYSGQGQGQVGPSDDHSMTPHNARQEPQGQELQTDNGLEKLGSPRVGGGGGSSGGGGGLGTGGGAGSSSGGGNSQGQCLNPEDLPTYEEAKVQSQYFRGHGPPPQPQHQSNQPQQSSLPASVGAAFYVTGVTNAKMRTEGRPTVQRVSGTGKVHQDDGLKDLKQGHVRSLSERLMQLSLATSGVKAHAPVTSAPLSPLLPPPGPPGDYYKPQYRGPPPDYPFKGMGSPTKQQEPGGHFYQEQRGREHSREVPHVRYQPPPEYGSFRAIKEGSVHSQRLLQQHSPTSSVTSVGSLSRTQSSILSSMLSASHSSHPSFPHQHPPSQGEPFPSMGPRSPQGPSSHQASEPFSPGPIHLQRGHGYPHDSYGSTPRMHHQQQQHHQYQQQQQQHQTLGPPPPQPPAQTGHFPHPHSYSHMQGEPFAMMACAHQRVDVLTEENRMLRQEMESCREKVSKLHKLETEIQLVSEAYENLAKSSSKREALEKTMRNKLELEVRRLHDFNRDLRERMETANKQLAAKECDGSDDNRKTISQLLAQNKETMREKEKLEMELSALRSTTEDQRRHIEIRDQALNNAQAKVVKLEEELKKKQVYVEKVERMQQALAQLQAACEKREQLEHRLRTRLERELESLRMQQRQGGSQSSSAVPSEYSATALMEHLREKEERILALEADMTKWEQKYLEESVMRQFALDAAASVATQRDTSAAVISHSPSSSYDTSVEARIQKEEEEILMANRRCLDMESRIKNLHAQIIEKDAMIKVLHQRSRKEPIKLDTPSAMRPSKSLMSISNTGSGGSGLLSHSLGLSSSPITEERKDTSWKGSLGVLLGPEIRTESLRTESISSSPSPVLPSTPMTTSHSKTGSRDSCTQTEKGPSQDTSKPSTPALQSMTLPARLSSPSPVYIPDRLADVPVFHSSTLERRLPTQSNPQQVAPPPASLTQQEVDNDMVEILI